Sequence from the Christiangramia fulva genome:
GAAAAACGTATATTTGAAAGCCCATTAGGTATAAATTTTATCCTCCGGTCGCAATAAAGACTGAAGCTACCGGTTATAACTTTTACTGAAAAACTGAATTTTAACCAAGACAATAATTTCATGTCTCAACCTGTTCTCGAACTTAAAAATGCAGCGATCTACCAACGGGAAAGCCTCATTCTTTCTGAAGTTGACGTCACCGTGGAAAAAGGTGAATTTGTTTACCTTATCGGAAAAACGGGTACGGGAAAAAGTAGTTTTATGAAAACCCTTTATGGCGACCTGCCTTTAACTGAAGGAGAAGGCCAAATTGTTGATTATAACCTGCGGACTTTAAAGGAAAAAGACATTCCATATTTACGCAGGAAACTCGGTGTGGTTTTCCAGGATTTCAAGCTGCTAACTGACAGGAATGTAAAGGAAAACCTTTTATTTGTGCTGAAGGCTACCGGCTGGAAAGACAAAAAAGCGATAGACCACAAGATCGATGAAGTTCTTGATAAAGTAGGCATGAAAACCAAAGGTTTTAAATTTCCTTACCAACTTTCAGGTGGAGAACAGCAACGGGTGGCAATAGCACGCGCCCTGCTGAATGATCCCGAACTTATCCTGGCCGACGAGCCTACTGGAAATCTTGATCCGCAGACTTCAGTAGAAGTTATGGAAGTGCTCCAGGAAATAAGCCGCAACGGCAATACCATTTTGATGGCCACACATGATTATGCGCTTCTGCTTAAATATCCTTCGAAAACTTTAAAATGTGACGGCCAGCGGGTTTTTGAAGTAGTACAAAAAACGGTTTAATGGAAAAAAAGAAAAAAGCTGCCTACGTCGTGCTGATCCTTTCGGGAATTTTATTCATCGGGAACATCATTCTTGCGTATCCTGATGATTTTGACAAAGCTTTTTACATGAGAATTCTCGCTAACTTCCTATTAATCCTTGCTATGATGCTTTCCATTCGAAAATCCAGAAAACAGGAAAATTAGAATTTTATATTTTCTTTTCCGCCACCCTGAACTTGTTTCAGGGTCTTTAACTAATATTATCTAATTTCTCATATTAGATGCTGAAGAAAGTTCAGCATGACGATATTGGTTGGAATTTCTTTCTGAAAGCCTGTTGATTTCCTGTCGCAAAGCTTCTTCAAAATGACTGACAGAAAAACTTTCTGAAGAACTGCTTTTTTGATAAATTGTAGAAATCTTCTTTCTCAATGGAAATTTTAGGAATAGACATCGGCGGCTCGAGTTTAAAAGGGGCCATAGTAAATGTGGAAACAGGCAAATTAGTGACACCAAGGCACAAAATTCTAACGCCTGAAGACCGGGAACCAGAGGGAATGGCCCTCGCAGTGAAGGAAATGCTCGAACATTTCAATTATAAAGGAATCGTAGGCTGCGGTTTCCCTACGATCGTAAAAAAAGGAGTTTGTAAAGGGATTGGAAATCTAAGCCGAAAATGGATGGATGTCAATGCTGAAAAGCTATTTGAAGATGTAACCGGCGAAGATTTTACGGTCGTGAACGATGCTGATGCTGCCGGACTTGCAGAAGTGAAATTTGGTGCAGGCCGCAATGAAGATGGTTTTATTCTTATGATCACGGTAGGAACCGGTTTGGGAAGTGGCGCATACCTTCACGGCGAACTAATTCCAAACTTTGAACTCGGTCAAATCCCCTATAAAGAATTCGTAAAAATTGAAGACTGGGCGGCTTCTTCCATAAAGACCAGCGAAAACCTTAATTATAAGGACTGGGCTTACCGTTTCAATGTTTTCCTGAATTATGTGTTTGTCATTCTTAATCCGGACCTGATGATTATTGGTGGCGGAATCTCGAACAACTGGGACGATTTTTCCCGATATATAGATGTTGATACCAGGGTCGTTCCTGCCGAATTGCGGAACAACTCAGGAATTCTTGGTGCTGCACTGGCAGCAGTCAGCCGTTAAGCGGTCTCTTTTTCCGGCTCCCTTTTATTGATGAAAAGATAGTAAAAATTCACGCTTACGATAGCCACATTGGTAATGATCACCGGCCAGGAATCGAGTAGAAATCCGTAAACCACAAAGAAAAGACATCCAACGCTGTTGATATATCGAAGAGTCACGATATTTCGCATAAAGAAAGAGATCATCACAAAAAAAGAAGCCAGGTAACCAGTCCATTCAGTAAGAGTAATTCCGAGAAATTCCATTTTTAATTTTATTACATTAAAAAGCCCGCCTTCCGGCAGGCTTTCAAATTTATAAATTCTAATCTTTATATCGATTTTGATCTTTTACGTTCATTTTCGGTAAGAAGAATTTTTCTCAACCGCAGGAAATGTGGAGTCACCTCAACATATTCATCTTTCTGAATATATTCAAGCGCCTCTTCCAGTGAAAATTTAATTGCAGGAACGATCTTCGCTTTTTCATCAGCCCCTGAAGAACGCACGTTTGAAAGTTTTTTAGTTTTGGTAATATTCACCACCATATCATCCTGGCGCGAGTTCTCACCAATAACCTGACCTTCGTAAATATCTTCCCCCGGATCAACAAAAAACTTGCCTCTGTCCTGGAGTTTATCGATGGAGTAAGGAATTGCTTTTCCTTTTTCCATGGAAACCAAAGAACCATTCTGGCGCTGAGGAATTCCACCTTTTAGAGGCTGATATTCCTTGAATCGGTGCGCCATGATCGCTTCACCGGCAGTAGCGGTAAGCAACTGGTTTCTCAAACCTATAATTCCTCTGGAAGGAATCATAAACTGAATATTCATACGTTCGCCACGAACTTCCATGCTCAGCATCTCCCCTTTTCTCATGGTAACCATTTCTACGGCTTTTCCTGAAACATCCTCCGGAAGATCTATAGTAAGTTCTTCAACCGGCTCACATTTCACTCCGTCTATTTCTTTTATAATAACCTGAGGCTGGCCTATTTGCAATTCGTAACCTTCACGTCTCATGGTTTCGATCAAAACGGAAAGGTGAAGAACTCCCCGGCCATAAACCATAAATTTATCGGCACTATCGGTTTCTTCCACACGAAGTGCCAGGTTTTTTTCAAGTTCCCGGTACAAACGTTCCTTAATATGGCGTGAGGTAACATATTTTCCATCTTTTCCGAAGAAAGGAGAATCGTTGATGGTGAAAAGCATACTCATGGTAGGCTCATCAATAGCAATGGTTTTCAAACCTTCAGGATTTTCAAAATCGGCTATGGTATCGCCAATATCGAAGCCTTCAAGTCCTACCAGCGCACAAATATCGCCCGCCTGAACTTCTTCCACTTTTCTTCTGCCCAGACCTTCGAAAATATGTAATTCTTTAATTTTTGATTTTTTAATGCTTCCATCCCGCTTTACAAGAGATATCTGCTGATTTTCTCTTAAAGTTCCCCTTTGAAGACGGCCAATGGCGATCCTTCCGGTAAACGAAGAGAAGTCAAGGGAAGTAATGAGCATTTGAGGGCTCCCTACCAAATCTACTTTTGGCGCCGGGATATGCTCAATGACCATATCAAGCAAAGGCTCGATATTATCGGTTTTTTCTTTCCAGTCTTCACTCATCCAGTTTTGCTTGGCCGAACCGTATACAGTAGGAAAATCCAGCTGCCACTCTTCAGCGCCAAGTTCAAACATCAGGTCGAAGACTTTTTCATGCACTTCTTCCGGAGTACAGTTTTCTTTATCAACTTTATTGATCACAACGCAGGGTTTCAATCCAAGATCAACCGCTTTCTGAAGTACAAAACGAGTTTGCGGCATGGGTCCTTCAAAGGCATCTACCAGGAGAAGCACCCCATCGGCCATGTTTAAAACCCTTTCCACTTCACCTCCAAAATCGGCGTGACCGGGAGTATCGATAATGTTGATCTTCGTATCTTTATAGGTAACCGAAACGTTTTTAGAGGTAATTGTAATTCCGCGTTCGCGTTCCAGGTCATTATTGTCAAGAATAAGATCCCCCGTAGATTCATTATCCCGGAAAAGCTCACAATGGTGCATGATCTTGTCGACCAGCGTGGTTTTCCCGTGGTCAACGTGCGCGATGATCGCAATATTTCTGATAGCTGTCATATAGCCCTTTTTTTTAAGGCTGCAAATGTACAGCTATTTTTCACTATTTCAGCTATTTATGAAATTATATTTAACCTATTGAGAATCAGAGTTTTTTGCTTTTAGAAGCTTAATAAAGAAAATAACGAGGTACACCACAGCGGCTGTGAGAAATACATACACCTCCCAGTCAAGGCCATTGCGCAGATAAAAGAAAACAGAAAGGGCCGCCACTATAAAAAAACTCACCAGGTAATAATAGGCATTTGCACTGCTCATGGATCGAAGATTGAAATTGT
This genomic interval carries:
- a CDS encoding uroporphyrinogen decarboxylase, giving the protein MEFLGITLTEWTGYLASFFVMISFFMRNIVTLRYINSVGCLFFVVYGFLLDSWPVIITNVAIVSVNFYYLFINKREPEKETA
- the typA gene encoding translational GTPase TypA, giving the protein MTAIRNIAIIAHVDHGKTTLVDKIMHHCELFRDNESTGDLILDNNDLERERGITITSKNVSVTYKDTKINIIDTPGHADFGGEVERVLNMADGVLLLVDAFEGPMPQTRFVLQKAVDLGLKPCVVINKVDKENCTPEEVHEKVFDLMFELGAEEWQLDFPTVYGSAKQNWMSEDWKEKTDNIEPLLDMVIEHIPAPKVDLVGSPQMLITSLDFSSFTGRIAIGRLQRGTLRENQQISLVKRDGSIKKSKIKELHIFEGLGRRKVEEVQAGDICALVGLEGFDIGDTIADFENPEGLKTIAIDEPTMSMLFTINDSPFFGKDGKYVTSRHIKERLYRELEKNLALRVEETDSADKFMVYGRGVLHLSVLIETMRREGYELQIGQPQVIIKEIDGVKCEPVEELTIDLPEDVSGKAVEMVTMRKGEMLSMEVRGERMNIQFMIPSRGIIGLRNQLLTATAGEAIMAHRFKEYQPLKGGIPQRQNGSLVSMEKGKAIPYSIDKLQDRGKFFVDPGEDIYEGQVIGENSRQDDMVVNITKTKKLSNVRSSGADEKAKIVPAIKFSLEEALEYIQKDEYVEVTPHFLRLRKILLTENERKRSKSI
- a CDS encoding cell division ATP-binding protein FtsE, coding for MSQPVLELKNAAIYQRESLILSEVDVTVEKGEFVYLIGKTGTGKSSFMKTLYGDLPLTEGEGQIVDYNLRTLKEKDIPYLRRKLGVVFQDFKLLTDRNVKENLLFVLKATGWKDKKAIDHKIDEVLDKVGMKTKGFKFPYQLSGGEQQRVAIARALLNDPELILADEPTGNLDPQTSVEVMEVLQEISRNGNTILMATHDYALLLKYPSKTLKCDGQRVFEVVQKTV
- the ppgK gene encoding polyphosphate--glucose phosphotransferase → MEILGIDIGGSSLKGAIVNVETGKLVTPRHKILTPEDREPEGMALAVKEMLEHFNYKGIVGCGFPTIVKKGVCKGIGNLSRKWMDVNAEKLFEDVTGEDFTVVNDADAAGLAEVKFGAGRNEDGFILMITVGTGLGSGAYLHGELIPNFELGQIPYKEFVKIEDWAASSIKTSENLNYKDWAYRFNVFLNYVFVILNPDLMIIGGGISNNWDDFSRYIDVDTRVVPAELRNNSGILGAALAAVSR